A genome region from Penicillium psychrofluorescens genome assembly, chromosome: 3 includes the following:
- a CDS encoding uncharacterized protein (ID:PFLUO_004968-T1.cds;~source:funannotate), whose translation MAHLQASQLFSVQDRVVVITGGGSGLGRTMARTLSTNGASKIFVLGRREDALHETVSQSESSGVVIPVPCDVTSKESLEAAYQTIAAQTSHVDLLVANSGTMGTQMRPPGPKADGSNPTLSEVRDTLFSIPMEDFSSVLNVNVVGAYYTVLAFLPLLEAANKRRPAPERDVLTPPSAQVVITSSIAGFIRLVPFSYAYNLSKAATTHLVKMLSTTLAPYQIRVNGITPGMYHSEMADPLYANGGVQGLGISEGSFAKESIPATRGGGEQDIAGLIVWMASASGGYLNGSIMVTDGGRLGVVPSVY comes from the exons atcaccggcggTGGCAGTG GACTGGGCCGCACCATGGCCCGCACGCTCTCAACGAACGGCGCATCCAAGATCTTCGTGCTGGGTCGACGAGAGGACGCCCTCCATGAAACAGTCTCCCAATCCGAGAGTAGCGGCGTCGTCATTCCCGTGCCCTGCGATGTCACCTCCAAAGAGTCCCTGGAGGCCGCTTATCAGACCATCGCAGCGCAGACGAGCCATGTCGACCTCCTCGTCGCGAATAGCGGGACAATGGGCACGCAGATGCGTCCCCCCGGTCCCAAGGCAGACGGATCGAATCCCACACTCTCCGAAGTGCGCGACACACTGTTCTCCATCCCAATGGAGGACTTCTCCTCTGTGCTGAACGTCAACGTCGTGGGCGCCTACTACACCGTCCTCGCTTTCCTGCCGTTGCTCGAAGCAGCCAACAAGCGCCGCCCCGCGCCAGAGAGGGACGTCCTGACACCCCCGAGTGCGCAGGTGGTCATCACCAGCTCGATCGCGGGGTTCATTCGTCTGGTCCCATTTAGCTATGCGTATAATTTGTCCAAGGCGGCCACGACGCATCTCGTCAAGATGCTATCGACGACGCTAGCGCCGTACCAGATTCGGGTGAATGGGATCACGCCGGGAATGTATCACTCCGAGATGGCGGATCCGCTGTATGCGAACGGGGGCGTTCAGGGACTGGGCATTTCGGAGGGATCGTTTGCCAAGGAGTCTATCCCTGCGACGAGGGGCGGTGGAGAGCAGGATATTGCGGGATTGATTGTTTGGATGGCGAGTGCGTCGGGGGGATATCTGAATGGGAGTATCATGGTTACGGATGGGGGCAGGCTGGGAGTTGTGCCGTCTGTCTATTAG